The following proteins are co-located in the Malus sylvestris chromosome 13, drMalSylv7.2, whole genome shotgun sequence genome:
- the LOC126596378 gene encoding BI1-like protein: protein MNKMHGYTEVGTNSGKAVEVDIESGELLYPGLSKGENQLRWGFIRKVYGILAAQMVLTTLVSFVTVLYAPINDLLKGSPGILLFFAILPLILLWPLHVYQQKHPLNFVFLGLFTLSLSVTVGVAVANTDGAIVLEALILTSAVVASLTAYTFWASRKGKDFSFLGPVLFTGLIVLLLTGFMQMFFPLGPTTNAVYGAIGAIIFSGYIVYDTDNLIKRFTYDEYIWASITLYLDILNLFLTILRMLRESNN from the exons ATGAACAAGATGCACGGGTACACGGAGGTGGGTACGAATAGCGGCAAGGCGGTGGAGGTAGACATAGAGTCGGGGGAGTTGTTGTACCCAGGTCTGAGCAAAGGCGAGAACCAGCTCCGATGGGGATTCATCCGCAAGGTGTACGGAATCTTGGCCGCCCAGATGGTTTTGACCACTCTGGTCTCCTTCGTCACCGTCCTCTACGCTCCGATCAACGATCTCCTCAAGGGCAGCCCTGgaattctcctcttcttcgccATCCTTCCCCTAATAT TGTTGTGGCCCCTGCATGTGTATCAGCAGAAGCATCCCCTCAATTTTGTCTTCCTCGGACTTTTCACTCTGAGTTTGAGTGTCACGGTTGGTGTGGCCGTTGCGAATACAGACG GAGCAATTGTGCTTGAAGCCTTAATTCTAACCTCGGCTGTGGTTGCATCCTTGACTGCTTACACCTTCTGGGCTTCGAGGAAGGGCAAGGACTTCAGCTTCCTCGGACCAGTCTTGTTCACCGGCCTCATTGTCCTCCTCCTAACTGGTTTCATGCAG ATGTTCTTCCCTCTTGGCCCTACAACTAATGCCGTATATGGTGCCATTGGCGCTATCATTTTCTCTGGGTACATTGTCTATGACACCGACAACCTGATCAAGCGCTTCACATACGATGAGTACATTTGGGCCTCCATCACTCTTTATCTTGACATTCTGAACCTGTTCCTGACTATATTGCGGATGCTGAGGGAAAGCAACAATTAG